The genomic region GTGATCTCCCAGACACCCAGTGTCCAGATGTATCCTCTCTGTCTACACATGGAAGACACCTGGACTGTCACATGCCAGCCAGCACTTCATTGTCTTGGTCAGAAGACCTCCCAGACATTCAGAGACCAGCCAACATCCCCTTGCCCCAGCCAGAAGGCCTTACGGATACCAGGGTCCAAGCCCTCCCACCTTTGCTCAAGCAGGAAGGCCCCCCAGATACCCAAGGTCCAGCTGCTACCTTGCTTCTTCAGGAGGGCTGCCTCACAGACACTCAGGCCTCCCAAGCCATACCTTTGTTGGCCTACCACCCAGACCACCATCTTCTGGCCACCACATCTTTGCCTGAGCAAGGAGGCTCTCAGGACCTTCACAACCTGTTACCCACTCCAGTTCAAACCACCATGGTCTTACCCAAACTAGGAGGCCCTTTGGTCTCTAATTTGGCAAGGTGTGAGTCTGCAGACTTGACCCCACCGCACAGCCCCCCGCCCCCCACTCGTCAGCTCCTGGGCCCCAATGCAGCCGCCCTGTCCAGGTACTTGGCAGCCTCCTACATCAGCCAGAGCCTGGCTCGGCGGCAGGGGCCTGCAGGGGAGGTCCCCCTAGTTCCCCGGGGCCCCTGGCCCTCCTCTGCTCCCACATCCAGGGCGCCTTCACCACCACCCCAACCCCAGCCCCAGCCTCCGCCACCACCGGCCAGACGACTTAGCTATGCCACCACTGTCAGTATCCAGGTTGGAGGTGGGGGGCGGCTGCGGCCTGCCAAGGCCCAAGTTAGGCTGAACCACCCTGCTCTCTTGGCCCCTACCCAAGAACCTGTGGGCCTTCGCAGGGCCCAGGGGGCTCCTGATACCCCTTTCCACATGTGAGCCAGGACGTTGGGCTTCCCCAAAACAAGGACTTCAGCCAGGTGCCACACACTTTCAGAACACACGGTCGGCAATTGTCTGTGGTTTTCCAGCCCTTAGATGGCTTCTTTTTGCGTTGAAGCAATGGTGATGGGAAGCAgatgtcattattattttgttaattaatattgtgaaattcTGTGTGTTTTCCCATTCTGGAGGAGGTGTGGAAGACAGATATGAATGGGAAGGGTTGATGAAGCAGAATCAGTGGTGCCGAAAACTTGGGGaaacttgaaaggcagagatcagggggattgtggtttgaggccagctcaggcaaagttatcgagacctccccatctcagtaagccaagcatggtggtgccagctcaggcaaaaagttatcgagaCCTCCCCATCTCAGTAAGCCAAGCATTGTGGTTCCAGCCACACGGAAGGCTATCagcaggaggattttggtctGAGGCTAACCTaggcaaaaataagtaaaaccgaAAAAGCAGGAGGtgggtctcaagtggtagagcacctggctagcaagtgcaagatcctgagtttgaaccccagtaccaccaaaaaagaaaaaattagggaGGGGCTCACAAGCCAAGTTAAGAATCTATTCAAACCCcacacctgttgtcccagctactggggatgCTGGCAGGAGAATTATGGAAGCCAGAGTGGAGTTGGAGGCTGGTCTGGAAAGCAACGAAAGCATTACAAGTAGATTTGAAATTCATTCCCTTAGCGATTTATCCAGTTTGTGTGTACCACCACCATCCATTCTTACCTGCCTCACCATCTCCTACCTATCCAATGTGACTCCATCTTTCTATCCCCCTGCTGTGTTATCTAGCCATCCTCCAGTCTCATATGCTACACATCTGCCTTGCTTATCCAGCTGTCTCTACTcttcatctgtccatccatcatcCCACCTATCCAGCACTCATCCATCCTTTTCTCCGCCTTTCCATCCATccactggtttttttttggtggtactgaactcaggcaggcactctaccacttgagccattccaccaacccttttttatgtatttttggtttttttgagatagggtctcatgaactgcttgcctgggctggctttggaccatgatcctcctgatcagctaggattacaggtgtgagccactggcacccggctctcCTTGTTCTTGCTTCTGCAGAACTTCAGAGAAAGTTCCATACTAACATCAGGGCAAATTGAGTTTGGAGCTCTGAGAAGTCTGTCCCATGTCTATGTGATTTCCCTTGGcagccctccccgcccccccaaacTCATAAAATCCCAATTCTTGTGCCCACCCACACATTTGGGACCTCTATAATTCCTGCCTCCCACAAAATAATTCAGGTGGTGGAGACAAAGGCTTTTATGTTAGAATCCTTCTGCCCCTCCCACCAGTGGTGTGGTGTGCCCAGTGCAGTCATGGCTTCAGCATTTGCTGGTGGATCAGCTTTTCCCATCAAACACTAAGTGCCTTTGTGCTTTAGCACACTATCTAATCTTGCCTGAATTCTGAGGCACCCGTGTCATGGCTTTGAATTTGAGTTTCTTCTCTTCTATGTGGTGTGTGACAGTGAGCCTCTGGTTTCCGGTCTGCAGTGACAACAGTATTTGCACCCCCCAGCAATGAGCTCAGTGTGACTACCCACTTCAAAGTGTGTCTGAGCCTTTGGGACATCGTTCATGTCACAGGTCTTCCCAGAGCTGGTCTGAATCTACAGGGCAGAACCTGCAGGATAGGTGCCTGGGAAATTCAGCAAAACGTTAAGCTTTAGTGAATGCTAGCTGCAGGCCACTAGTGGGGCtttaaacttacttatttcttatggaactggggcttgaactcggggcctacaccttgaaccactggTAGGTATTTTCGagaaggtcttgcaaactatttggccaggctgccTTCAaggactgacttcaaaccatgatcttcctgatctctgcctcttgtgagtagctgggattacaggcgtgagccaccggcacccagctgggGCTCTAAATTTAATGTGAACTCATTTTGACTTTCACAACATTCCTAAAAGGTTAGCAAGGGtgatttttgttgtcattttcgtttttgcagtgctggggatccacCTCAAGGTCTTAAGCATTCTAGCTGAGCTATTCCCCTTAGCCTGGTGAGGATGGTTTTCAGTCACTctaggggaaactgaggcacaaagataAGGGGCTTGCCCTGCCCTGCTGCTAGGAAGGGGCAGGGCTGGGGGAAATCCTGGCCTGACTCAAGAGTGCCTGTGCAGTGCCACAAGCTGTCCTTGCCCCTGGGAGGGAGCAAGAGGGAAATACAAGGAAGTAGCCAACACAAGACTGAGCTCAGTAAACATTAGCCCCTGGATCCAATTCACTCTGTTTATTGGTGACTACTGTGCACCAGGGCGGGTGCTGCATCCTGGGGTCCTGCAGAAGTGGAGGTGGACCCCTTGGCCTGCAGGGATCCATGACTATACTTCGGCCTCCCCAGGGTCAAGACCAGGCCAGCCCTCCCCTCCTCTGCCCTCCAGCCACCCCCAGCTGTACATTCCCTGCTGAAGGAAagttcccaggctggcctgggcttccAGCAGCGCCGGAATTCCCGGTATtcgaggaggcagggagggaaaagGGACTGTCTGCTCCAAGGCTTGGGGCGGGGAAGGAGAGGCGAGCCCCTTTTCCAGATGTGTTCCAGCTGTGCCCCTGGGAGGCAGCCAGAAGCCTcagtaagggggtggggggagttctCAGGACCCTCTGGAGAAACTATGGGTCTGGGCCTGCTCCAGGCCCTCTTACTGTGAAAGGCATCCCCCTCCTGCCCAGTGCTTACCTCTGCTTCAGGGCCCAGTGCCGCCGTCTCAGGAATGCCCTCCTTGCTGGTCAGCCTGCAGAGACTACAGTCAAGCTCAAAAAGGGTAAGGTTGAAGGCGGTTGTGGCAGTGCACCGAAGTCCCtttacacaggaggctgaggcaggtggatcccTGGAGcccagttcagggccagcctgggtgatgtagcaagaccccatctcataaaAAAGTAAGAATGGCACCTGCTGTTCTTAGCCAGTTCTTGTTATCTCCAGCTCCAGGGCAGAAACTCAGGGAGCTACACTACTGTCCTATCAGGGTCTTTTTCCCACATGGTAACACAGGGACACCTGTGTCACCAACCTCACAGGGCCACCTCAGGACCATCCAGCAATGCTGAGCCCAGCTCCTAGTTGGTGCTCGCTTCCCGATTCATTTGTGACCTTGGTGATGGGAATGTTCTGAGCAGAGCAGTTCAGTGCCCACTGTGGCAACTGTGTACTTGGTGTGGGACTCTGTCTTGGGTAGGGCAAATGTGTAGACAGGGCCACTGGACAGTGAATAGCAAGCCATCCAACTTTCCCCAGGCTACACTGGAGTGTGATACCAGCAATAGGCTGCCCAGGCTGACACTGGAGACGTCCACTGTCCCTGACACAGCTCACTAGCTGCCTGCCAGTCCAGTCCATGGCCACTCTGCTAACccaactcctcctcctccagcaatAGCATTTTGGCTGACTGCCTGGAAGAAGTAAGTGGGCTGTGTTCACTGCAAAGTCCCCACATCAGCACATGGCATGGAAGAGGTGCTCAAGGGGTACAGGTGAGCCAAGTAAGGGGAAGATTAACATGAGGAAACTAAATCAAGACCAAATGGTCTCTCTGCAGATATGGGCTCAGCTTTCCTCTTCACCCCACCTCAGCCCCTCCCCTCACAACCCTTCCAGGCTGGGCCAGCACCCCTGTAGAGTTCCACTGCCTTGGGCTTTTCCCCACAAATTGCTCTGAGGGCTGTAGGGTGGAGTCAGGGACTCTACCCTGGCTCAATGTCACTTCCATCTTTTATGTAAGCTACTTCTACTCTTCCTTCCactacaaaatgggaaaaaacccAATGTGACTTAATcccattatgtagcccaggctggcctcaaacccttgatcctcttgcctcacccTCCCCAGTGCAGGTATTACAGGTGAGTACCACCAAGCAGGGTTTTGTATGCTAGCTCTTACCATACCACAGGCatgaaaaagacagcctcttgagGCTCTGTGAGGAAAAGATGGACCCTGTAAAGAGAAACCTTCCACACTGAACACAGTGGGAACAAGCTTAAGGAGGCCAGGGAAGAGTTATCAGGAGTTAGTCAGTCATGAGCCAGAATGACGTCAAGAAACTACCAGAGATGGGGGACTGGGGTGCATTTCAGTGGTAACGTAAGAGCTTACCATGTCCAAGGTCCCGGGTTCAACCCACAGAACCAAAACAAAATTCGTCCACCTACAAAGATTCAGAGATAGCAAAGAGCAGAAAGGGAGGCCAGTATGGCCTAGATGGAATCTGCCAGGTCTACCGACTGCCTAGAGGATGGGAGATTCCCTTTTTTGGgctgtactggaatttgaactcagggccttgtgcttgctaagcagacctggcacttgagccatacccccagccctgagGACTTCTTAAACCTGTGAGGCCCCCCTCCTCAGGTTAGGCCTCACAGATTTATCAGTATCTATACTGTAGGTAGACACTAAAGCaaccaaaaacaagccaggcacagtggctcacacctgaaatcctacctattcaggagacagagattaggaggatcgaggttcgaagccaggccaggcaaatagttcgcagaaaccttattttgaaaaaaatccatcaaataaaaagggctggtggagtggctcaagatgtaggctctgagtttaaacctcagtacctcaaaaaaaaaaaaaaaaaagtatagtgactcacacctgcaattcctgcactcaggaggttgaggcagaaccATTGAGTTCCACCACAGGTCAGGTAACATCAAAAACCAGGACTGGaagtgtctcaagtagtagagcgcctgctttgcaagcatgaagccctgatatcaaacccagtcccaccccaaaacagaagcctggtgctggtggctcacgcctgtcattaAAAggacagcccaggtaaatagtttgcaagattccatctcgaaaatacccaatacccCAAGGGCTGactgagtggctcaggtggtagagtgcctgtctagtaaacCTGAGGTCCTTAGTTTAAATCCAAAGTAAACAACTTCTCAAACCAGCTATGATCCTCAGCTTGATTTCAGCTTTATAACCAATTTATCCTTGCTTTTTTCATATTAAAGATTACAaatctcctctcctttctttgccATTAAAATAGGACTGGGCTTGGTGGTTTGACCCTAtagttccagcactcaggagcctgaggcaagagggatcatttgagcccaggaattcaagtCCAGTCTGGGCAACTTGTTGAGGCCCTCTTGAGATGAGGGAGAGACAGCAATGGATTGGGGACCAGAGCTTAGTGGTAGGAGcacaggagggagaagagggagactCAGCATAAGTAAGGtgctgggtttgatctccaacaccACAAACAAAATCAGATAatggggtagagcacttgcctagcatgcacagactCCTAGTTTCATCCCCTGTACCAcactaaagcaaagcaaaacaaaaggaaaagaaaaacccgAGAGTGACACACTCCTATAGCCTCAGCTACTGGGAAACTTAAAACAGGGTcttttgagcccaggagttccaggccagcctaaaggagtcaaacacacacagaagcaCTGCCACCTCTGCTCTGGACTCCACTggaggggggtgtgtgtgtgtgccaacAGACTGCATCTGTTCCTACCTGCCATCTCCACCATCCATACCAATCCAGAGTGGTTGGTTAAAATCAAGACTAGTgtcaggcagcagtggctcacactggtaatcctagctactcaggaggcagacatcagctGGATCAAGGTTCAAAAGACATCCCGGGAaatcatgagacccccccatctcaaaaaattgggctggtggagtagctcaaggcaAAGACCccgatttcaagccccagtactaggGGGTGGAGGGTGAAATCAAGACTATCAATGGCCTGGCAGCACCTCCTGTATCCCAATGACCCACCGCCACAGAAGACAACAGCACAGTCCTTGGAACCTTAAAATCCCATGATGTTTATTACAAATGTGACCTCTGATCTTTGTGAAGGGCTTATCGGTAAGATTTCTGGTAGCGGGCACGGGCACCAGGTCCTCCAAATTTCTTGGATTCACAGCGACGGGGGTCAGCTACCAGCAGTGTCCGGTCGTACTGGATCAGGATATCTTTGATCTCCTTTTTAGAAGCCTCATCCACATCTGCAGGTAAGAAAGGGAAAGGTTCAGATAATCACAAAAGGTTTGTACCCCAACCCCCACCACCCACCAGGAAGGACCACTGTCACTTACACTTCTGGTAATAGGCCACCAGGGCTTTGGAGATCGACTGACGGATAGCTGTGAGAAAGATACACATTGACAAAGGGTTACAAGAACTGTAAGGAGCCAGGGCCTTGCTCCCAGGGCCACCTTAGAGCCAAGTGCAGGAATCTTAGTACTCACCGTATATCTGGGCGACATGACCACCACCCTTCACACGCACCCGGATGTCCACACCAGCAAACCGCTCCTTGCCCAGAAGCAGGACAGGCTCCAGTAACTAGAGAAACGGGAATGAACAGCAGGGATTTAAGTCATAACTTGTGCAGCTTAGCCACATCACTGAGCATTCCTCTTTATCTCCATCTCTCCGTGTGGCTTCTGCCATCAACAGCCCTTGCACAGTCACAGGAGAAAGGAAGACTTTGAAAAGTCAATTAAGTGACTGCTGAACTGGCAAGGAACATAGGCAAACTAAAGGCAACCTGAACTGGGCTCCCTCCTAGTTGtggccctctctg from Castor canadensis chromosome 16, mCasCan1.hap1v2, whole genome shotgun sequence harbors:
- the Rps16 gene encoding small ribosomal subunit protein uS9, encoding MPSKGPLQSVQVFGRKKTATAVAHCKRGNGLIKVNGRPLEMIEPRTLQYKLLEPVLLLGKERFAGVDIRVRVKGGGHVAQIYAIRQSISKALVAYYQKYVDEASKKEIKDILIQYDRTLLVADPRRCESKKFGGPGARARYQKSYR